Within Oreochromis niloticus isolate F11D_XX linkage group LG2, O_niloticus_UMD_NMBU, whole genome shotgun sequence, the genomic segment TGCAGTAAAGCATTTGGGTAAGGATAACAATAGTCAGTTCTACGATACTGTGGGGAGGGGTATAGGGGTGTTTCTTTTCTGCCTCTTTGATCTTACAGAACAATCCAAAGGAAGAAAGCAGTGTACCTAGGAGAACACAAGAATCACGCTGCCCTTTGAACTCCACCAACATGCAGTTTGAACAAAAGGAGTCAGGTTTTTGATGTGTTTACATGGATTAGAGCATTTAGCCCTCAGCTGCTTGCCCTTGTGCAACTGTACAAGTGGCAGGTTGGTCACCTTAGCAACCGCGCAACTGTGCGAAGTTTCAAAATTTAAGCAGCTGAGGAAAGCTGCGCATGGTGCGGCTTAATTTGGTCTGAAATGCAGCGCAAATGTGCTGCCTTAGATTCTTTTGTGCTATGGTTGTGGTTGGGCGTATCCCTACACTTCTCTTCACAGAACTCACAGTGCAAGACTGGTACAAGCACGAGTCAAGTCCTAACCCGGAGCATGTAGTAAGCTGTTGGCTTTACTTGTCAAAACTTCTGCAATGTTGTAGTTGACAAAATGACATCTTGGAACTGGCTTTATGTTAACCTCAAATCATCAGTAACAATGCTTTACTAGCTTATTCCTCTTTGGCCTTGGGGCCCTATTGCTTTGCATCTTAAAACCATAAGATGAGTAGAACCCGAATCTTTGAGTATTGTGTGGTGGGTGTGTTGTGTAGATCACTCTTTGTTTCAGATCATTCTCGTCTGTCCACTCCGATCTCGCCTGCCTCTGAATGCAAAGCCATCTGTGGAAGCTGTCAGCGATATGAGTGTGGCCCCTGAATGAAGTACCAATCCCCTGTGCGCTTGAGCTTAAATCTGAACCCCTGACGTCCTTCGCAGAAGCCCccgctctgtgtttgtgtgcctttttctttccctttggTTTCTCAGGTCAAATTACCCCAAATTCTTAATTTTTCATCTGGGATGGCCTAACCTGTGATGGAACACTGAGAATCCAGTCACATTAAGATCAAGAGCTGCAAGCTTGTTTTCGCTAATACTGCATCACTTCAGTCTCGTGGGTGCTAAGTTAAGTAATTTCGGTTCCCTTGATTTTTCTTTAACATACCATGGCTTTAATGTGTAACTCAACATGTTGCATGCACATCAGCTATgcataacattttatttgtaaaacaaTGTTCATAAAGTCGTTGTCAAACATTGCAGTAGTATTATGGTTAGGAGGGTCTGGGGGGGGCGCAAACActcttctttctccctttcagaTTTCTCATTCAGCTTATCTTGCTACTGAACCAGACAGCTTAAAGGTCTGCAGGGAGTCATTGGATCACTTGGTACTGCCAGCCTCTAGGGTTCATTTAATACATTGAAGAGCTGAGCATCAGAGGAAGAATAGCTGTGGTAAATGCTGCATCAGCTGTGGTAAACTACAACCATATTGATAAATTCAATCTCCCATCATATTGGATGAGTCTTGGTACAAGTGTGGGGtttgggtggggtggggggggcttAAATTGTCTGTCTTTTTTCCCATTACAGCCATAAAATTGGCAAGAAAGCCTTCACTGTCAGTTGACCCGCGAGTCCTGCTGAATTGCAGAAGGGAAAATCGCTTTGACAAGGGATTCTGGTATCGTGGCTTTATTATGGCTAAACGGATTTCGTGGAATAATACACCAATACAGTGTCGCTGTGGGGAATTTTGGGGATTGGGGAAACCAGATGTCTCTCTCTGTTCTAGTTTCAGCCTCGTGACCAAGAGAATCCCCGTGTGGTGACAGCATAATTAGCATCCAGGTGTCGGGTTTTCTTTTCCTGGAAGAACAAATTGTTTTGTTCTTCCAGGTTTTGCTTTTGCCCTAactagcaaaaacaaaaagcaaaagacTCCGGTGGTGGCACTCCTGACTCTGTCGGGACGGGGTTCAATTCCCTGCGGTGTCTTGCTTTTTTAAATAAGCTTTGTGGGGCTGAAAGTATATTTAATAACACTTCGACTTAAATATGCATTCCATAAAAGGACAATGTCTGGGTGGGGAAAATATTTGAGTGGAAATGatcaataaaactttaaaaccatgtctctgtttttgtctctgttctATAAATAATTGCATCAATATTCTGTAAATGACTTGATGAGGTGGGCATAATGGACAAAGAATACTCAACATTGTATCCAAGATGTCCTGTGATGATTGGCAACAGTTTTATAAACCTCCTTTTGCAGTCTGTGTCCTGGACACTACCCTTCTTGAGGTCCCTATCACATGATAACAAATGGAAGAGGGGAGGTCAGGAAAGAAGACCTGAGGGCAGCAGGCATCCAACAAGTCATCCTTGCTCTGGATCCACTTTAGTACAGCAGCATAAAACAGTCCAGCTATTGCTGTATGTGATGATCTCAGCTCTTCTATGAGATGACTATGTACAGTGTCATGAACAATTAAAACCTCTAAAGTAGCATTTTACTATacatgtatgtttgttttttttggggggggggggtgtttttATTGAATGACACTGAAGAGCAGGATGTCTGATCAAGCTTAAAAGAAGGTATGAATAAGGAAAAGTTATTTGTAGACTTCAGCTATGTTTTGTTGGGGAGGGGTGTGTCACAACCTCAACTAACTTATTTTCATGCTCATCAGGCAAATGGCAATAAAGGAAAGTGATGTCAAACCTTAAACAGTTTAATTAGTTGGATACATGGGAATGTTTCATACTACACACAAATATGCAAACAAAGAATTTCATATTGTATCCTTGGGTATTTTATTACTTGTGGCCTGTGACAAATCACATTTGTTTCTTTCATTGAATCTACTGAAAATAACAGTTTGAGAGgtataaaatatttttgcattaaCAAGGTATTTTAAGATTatgcttaaaactttcctttttaaaaaaagcttataGTTAAGGTTGCATCAGTTTacccttcctgttaaaaaggtgtttttccttcccaccattGTTTGTAacgggtcatctgattgttgaaGTTTATGGTTTGTATATATTGTAGAGTTTCTACATTACGATATAATGTGTATTGAGGTGACTGTTTTTGTGAATTGGTTCGTATAcataaaatgtacttttaaaaaaactcaGAATGGTGTGCATTGTGTGtatctttaaaacatttttgtaaaatggacaagtggaggacaaaagaagtcATCTCAAGCATAGAAAATATCCACAGTAGATGAAGACTAAAGTCACATtctgaagaaataaaaacaatccagcaaagacctaaAATTGGACTCTAGAGATCATCAGACCCTTCAGATGATCCATTCACTGTTTGATAAAGTCTCATCAGAAATAGGTACTCAGGGGTACAACAGTGAGGGTCTacagcacaggtgtcgaactccaggcctcgagggccggtgtcctgcaggttttagatgtgtccttgatccaacacagctgattcaaatggctaaattacctcctcaatgTGTCTTGCAGTtatccagaagcctggtaatgaactaatcatttgattcaggtgtgttgactcagggtgttatctaaaacctgcaggacaccggccctcgaggcctggagttcgacacccctggtctacagccatctgtaaaacacggtggaggctgtGTCAGGGTTTGGAGCAGCAgttcagtcagtggtgttggaATTCTTGTCGAAACTGATGGAAATATGAAGACAAAGTGTCATCACAGTTTAATTTAATATGCAGTTGTACAtagaaagcatctgattggcaacagcttaattttttagcatgacaatgatcccaaacaaactgccaatgcagtaaaagacAAAGCAGTTGACTAAGAGAGTTcaagctgtgttgaagaataaagatgtGCATTAGAAATGTACAGAAATCTGTTTTTGTCTCATAAGCtgtgtttcaatgtatatgtgtaGTTCTTAaaatagaattaaaattttgtaaCATATACCTATTTTTGTAGAGAAATATAAGGAAACAAAGAGTGGCCCAAGACTTTTTGCACACTAATAATGTATTTGAtctatttgttctgtttttaacaGATGAGGTTTATGGTCCAAGTCCTGTCTGAGCTGAAAAAAGGTGCACTACGTTTACTTGCTCTCTTCACATTTACATTGCATCTAATAAAAGGCAACACTCAAAAAATTATcttataaaaaatatatcagaGACATACGCTGAGTAAGGATGTCAGCTTtgacttttgatttttttttttttcatacttaTCAGATCTTAAAAGTCAAACTGATTTAGCGGTAGATGGCTCTGATTCTGACCAAGGAAATCAGCTTGGCATGGTCAGTAACTTCCTTTAAGGCACGTCTAAGAACACATATTTTTATGGAACTTTATTGcccttcatatttttttaaggaTTTAATTAGTTTGGTTGCCCCTGTGAAGCACGTTTTAATTTGTAATAGAAAAGTATTCGTTTGAGTTTATATTTTGCTACACGTATTGTAAACGTTTTTTGGACAGGTGACGTTGTTTTCATCgacattattttattactacccaAAGTTCAGTTTGAGGCTTTAATTTAGTGAGAGAACGAGTGAGGGGAATTTATACATAATAAATTAAgtcttttatatatatttttttcacagcaACCTGAGTAAGCTTAACTTCTTGTGGAACTAATAGGCAGAAACGACGTTTCCGCGGAGTCATTTTACATCCGTGCCAGTCGCTAGCTAGCAGCACTGTGTAGTTCACCTGTCGCTGTTTGTTTGATGAAGTGCGGAGCTAAGGGGAGATGTGGTCCTTTTTCGCTAGGGATCCCGTGAAAGACTTTGCGTATGAACTTCTCCCAGACAGCCAAGAAAAGTCCGGAATATGGACTCTACACCGGGGAAAGCGAAAGGTAAAAGCGgcagcctgctgctgctgatgcacTAGCAGTCAGCGTTAGCTCGCTCGGTTATGGGGCCTGCCAATAAGCTGACAAGTCAGCTTTAGAGCTTGATTTAGCCTTCAGATTAAATGTCAGCTCTGTTAGCGTTTTTCGggtgtttttcattcattcaatcAATCAGTCAGTCTTGGtagtcatgtattttttttatttttatttttttattttttgcttggtctgtctgtctgtctgataATTGTCGCTGACTAGCCTAGCTCAGGCTTTTTGTTTACTCCCGGAGGCAGACACGTATTTCTCGCCACGTCACCCGTTTTAGCCGAGTAACGGCTCTTATTTGAGCTGTTTTAAAGTTAATGCTTTATTTCAGGAATAAAAGATTCCGTCTTAACTGCAGACAGCACTGCATATAACCCACTGCTTCATTATTATCACCGAGAAGCGGAAAGCTATAATCTCAGTGTCATCATCTTCACCGCGGGCAGCCGAGCCCAAACTTCCTACTTTCATCATCCTCAGTCACATTAAAtgtcttttcagaattctgtaTACAGTATTGACAGTTGCTGCTTACTGGTAATATTTTCTGCACGATGGCTACATTTATATCTATATTTAATACAGCACAGATGTAAGGCCACCATACTGTTCACATCAGTCCGATAAAATGGGAGCGTTGGTGTAAATTAAGCTAGTACATAATTTACCCTAATTTCTGGAATTTTGATTGTAGGGTGaatgtagattttttttcccattataATTGCTTAAATATAGCTATAATAATATTACCTGTAAATCTATAACACCAGTGATATATTACAATGGAAGGAAAATGGGAGTAGTCTGTTTGCAGAGGATAGCTTTACTTCAgattaatttagttttatttgtatagcgccaaatgacaacaacagtggcctcaaagtgctttacaatgtaaggtaaagaccctatgATATTAGAGAAAAAACCCAGCAATCAGATGATCCCCTGTGTGCTGTACTTGGCTACAGTGTGAAGAAAGAAAtgtccggcagaaccaggctcagggtggggcagccatctgccatgatcagttaaagctgaagaaaaagagaagagaatgGATAAAGTAGAGTATAAAGAGAACAGggtaaaacagaaaatactgGAGAGACACAAAATTAAATGACATGCAAGTAGTGATGTCTGTTAGTAACATGCATACTCAAGTTGGAGTAAAATTTTAGACTTGGACTACACCCACAAAATATTGACTTAATTAAGAGTGATGGAGTAATTATAACTTGCTGCTCTTACTCCAATCTTTCTCCTCAGACCACTGGAGAGccagtgtctgtgtttgtataCGAGGTGGCTCAGGGCACAGAGCAGCAGACCCAGCTCGCCAAGGCTGCCTTCAAGCGTATGAAGACCCTGCGTCACCCTAACATCCTGGCCTATGTTGATGGGTTGGAGGTATGTATTTTATTGTGACTTAAATTTAACAGAAACCACTTTTCTTTAAACACACTTTTCTTGATATTTAGAGCTGAGATTCCATGTTTTGCTGTAACTGTCATATAATTAGTTGTGTCTCATTTCCGTCATCTGCTCTTCTCTGCATATTAAACATTAAGACAGAGGTGAGTGGGAATAGGCTCCTGTAGGCTTGTAGTAGTTTTGTAGTAGTTATAGTGAGTGAAGTAGCAGACAATTACAGAGCTTTCTCTTTGGATTTTAATGAGAGTATAATTGATACACTATTCACTATTAGCTCAACTAAGAATATGATTTTACCCTTTCATCTGGAGAATCTGTCCAAGGAATATGACCAGCAAACCGTACAGCATtagctaatcatttatttaaccaggaagtcTTTTGAGAGGAAACATCTTTCACAAAGACACCTGGCAATGAAAGTACACAATGACAAGGTTGGAAAACAATACAATCAAGCGGAGGAAAAACAGTCAGTAGACAAGAACAGAGCACGTGGAAGAACTGGTACATAATCAAATATCCAGCAAAGCAATAGTAGTCGCTTTTTCTTCTAAAATATCTGTGATCTGAACTCTCCAATATTCAGTAAATTTAGTATTAATTTATAGCATGTTTTTAATAGAGATCTGATGGAAAAATGCTGTGATGTATAAATGTGCTGTGCATATGATGgataaatgcaaaaactggTGTGGAAAAGCTGTTTTCCTATGTCAAGTTACTCTTTAATGCAGTGACATAGAATAGTTTTGAAGTatagttttgcttttatttttttcctttcttagtTGATTGATGAGCTTGGTGTGGTTGTTACAGACAGAGAAGAGCCTCTACCTGGTTACTGAGCAGGTTACACCCCTGGCAGTCCATCTGAAGGCACGGGCAGAGAAGGGTGGTGTTGGGGAACTGGAGATCTCATGGGGACTCCACCAGATAGTGGTAAGGACAGGAGAGTTGAGCTGTTTGTGGCAGCTGTCCTCTATTAGTCGTTTCTCACCGTCTCTACCTCTGTTTGCTTACAGAAAGCTCTAAGTTTTCTCATCAATGACTGCCATCTGCTCCATAACAACCTGGGCATATGGGCTGTTTTTGTGGATCGAGCTGGAGAGTGGAAGCTAGGAGCCCTCGACCATGTGGTCCCTGAGCAGGGAGACCCAAGTGGGGTCTCGCTCCCTGCACCAAAGGCAGTTTACCCAGACATGGAGAAATATGACCCACCGGAGATGTCTAACAGCAGTGGAGAGAAATggtgagtgtgacatttagagGAAAACTACCTGGTGCTCTTTGGCTGCACCCTTTTGCATTGacctgtgtgtatttttgttacAGGGCAGGAGAGGTGTGGCGACTAGGTTGCCTGATTTGGGAGGTGTTCAACGGGCCACTGCCACGTACTTCTTCCCTTCGTTCCCTGGGAAAGGTTTGTGTCTTGCTGTTTATCCAAAaacctttttattaaatattgtcCTTGCTCCTTGGAGTGCATGCtcttatttaagaaaaatacaGCTTTTAGAAATATTTAGATTATGATGGTTGTTGTTTAAAGGAAATTACATGATTCTGCTTATGTAAAGAAGCAGCAGCAATAAAATGAACACATAGAGGGTTAGCAGGAcccttaaataataaatatgtcaTAGTTAAGATCAATTGGAAAGAAACCCAAGAATCTGATGATCTAATGTGAACCGGCGTTTGCTGGCATCCGGGAGGAAGAACTGTGAAAACAGGACAAAAAGCAAACCACaggaaagaggaaacaaaagtTAATGGCTTGCAAACATGACTGGAGTGGagtgctcagtgcatcatgggaagctcTCTAACAGTCTGAGCCTATAGCGGCATAAATAAGCGATAGTTCCGGGTCGCCTGATCCAACCCAAATTTTAAGCTTTTTCAAGAATTTATGTTTTAAGCCCAATCCAAAAGTAGAGAGCATGTTCCATGAGAGAGGGGCCTgatagctgaaggctctgcatCCTGTGCGTTTTGAGTGCTCTGTCAGAATAGTGTGTtaatgaggtctttaagatatgaTGGGGCCTGCGAGGAGAAGCTCTAATGAAGGAAATGTGATCTCTCGTTGCGATCTTTAGTCTTAGTGCCTTAATGCAAGGAATCCAATGTGCTGTTGCTTCATAGGTTCACTGACAGCTGAAGagattttttctttgtcatatgAAAAAAAAGGTATACAGTCaagtttattgttttctttctttctgttcccACAGATCCCCAAGGTTCTGGTTCCCCATTACTGTGAGCTGGTTGGAGCCAACCCACGGACTCGGCCAAACCCTGCTCGCTTTCTCCAGAACTGTAGAGCCCCAGGGGGATTCCTGAGTAACAGCTTTGTGGAGAGCAACCTTTTCCTGGAAGAGATTCAGGTCTTACACAAagacttttgtttgtgttacaACTACAATAAAAAGATTCTAGTCAAGTCACAGCATGAAGTATTAAAACCAAGGTTGAAATTAATCAAAGTCTCGAACAGATTGATGTCATTTGGCTAAACAAGCTTAAATTGGACACCATGCCTTGCTTTAGTCCAAGCGTCTATTGCAGAAATTAGATGATCTCTTTAAAACGATCCTTTCTAGATCAAGGAGCCAGCTGAGAAGCAGCAGTTCTTCCAGGATCTGAGTGACAATCTCGATTCTTTTCCTGAAGACTTCTGTAAGCACAAAGTCCTGCCTCAGCTGCTCACCGCCTTTGAGTTTGGCAATGCAGGCGCTGTCGTCCTCACACCGCTCTTCAAGGTAAATCCCAACTCCCAAGGCGACTTTAGACGCTAATTAGAAACAGAAAGTGAAGCAGACAATAATCATCAGTAAAAACATTCTCAAGACAAGTTGAAAATGACATGACTGTAGCTATATCTGTACACTTAATTGTCttcaatctctctctcttcccctgTTTTTCTAGGTGGGAAAATTCCTGTCAGCAGAAGAGTACCAGCAGAAAATCATCCCTGTCATTGTGAAAATGTTCTCCTCCACAGACCGAGCTATGAGGATACGACTTCTGCAGCAGGTGTGTAATATTCTTTTGCTTGCAGACGTAATCTTTACATCATgtgtaagattttaaaaaaacaagttctGCACAAaacagttctgttttttttaaatattgactAGTTTCAGATATTTTTCAGTGATTAGGGTGAATATTGCAGAGACAGTgttcttatttattttcctttttaatatagagttcatatttaattttatgATGTTATTTATAGCATGGAAAGAGAAACATTAattaaaagtaaagtaaaacatAACAGTTTTTTAATCACATGCCTGTCCGGCTGTTTTTATCTCTGTATTAAAGAATAAAACCATTTATCTTTTACTCACCCTaactctgtctctgtctttctcaGATGGAGCAGTTCATTCAGTATTTGAATGAGGCTGCAGTGAATTCCCAGATTTTCCCTCATGTTGTTCACggcttcacagacacaaacccTGCCATCAGGGAACAGACTGTGAAGGTAGTTTTCACACTTAAACACAAGCACAATCTAACAGGTGTTATCTCATACTTTGGGCATATAGCACATGGCAGATAACATCCTAAATATGCTCTTGATCTCTTCCCCCCCCTCTAGTCTATGCTGCTGCTGGCTCCGAAGCTAAATGAGACCAACCTGAACCAGGAACTGATGCGTCACTTTGCCCGGCTCCAGGCTAGAGATGAACAAGGCCCAATCCGATGCAACACCACCGTCTGCCTGGGAAAAATCGCCTCCTACCTCAACGCCGGGGTAAGGCAGACCCGCACTGtgtaaaacttaaaaaacagaaagactGAGATCAGTGCTCAGTAGAGAATTTAATTGCCTCTCTGTTCACAGACTCGACAGCGCGTTCTGATTTCTGCCTTCTCTCGAGCCACAAAGGACCCGTTCCCTGCGTCACGCTCTGCTGGCGTGCTGGGCTTTGCCGCTACACACAACTACTACAGTGTAACGGAGATTGCTGCCCGTATCCTGCCCACCCTGTGTGCCGTTACTGTTGACCCCGATAAGAGCGTCAGGGATCAGGTAGGGCTGGGTGATGTGAGGAAAATCGAATatcacaatatatatattttttgctaTATCAAGATACACAATATATATTGCAATATGTTTAAATAACCTTCAAAAACAAATGTTGTTTTTGGCCATATGTTGCCTACAGTTGCACTGGTATACTCATTCAAATCGAccattcagtattttttttttttgtatacttTGAATACAAAAAATCAGAATGAACtgaaatgtattattttaaccattttttttttttaaacatcagttGCACACGGAGGTTTTTCACAAATGGCTAATCATAGCAACAAAAAAGTACATCAAGCAGGAATtcacaagacaaaataaaacaaatgaatttaaaaaggtGCTCTTTTGTGCTTACAACATATAAAAAATGTGATGACCTGAAATTACAGAAACAAAAGTCTAGATAATGACTATAAAAACTCACAGTGAATCAGGTATTTGACTGCTGGAGATATGGTTTCATGGTTTCTCACAGCTTGTACTCTTGCTTTGGTTTGTAGTGTTCCTTAGTTTTATCTGTAACTATGCCAACAATGTTTAAATTTATTTGCAGTCTTTTTGATCCTCGATCTTACAGCTGTTTTGAAGACTTGCATACAAACCAGCGGTTGATGCTGAGGAATGTGTACCAGCAGTGGTGGTGGAGTTATCAATCTTACAGcatttaactaaaaataaaatgtgcaagAACATTTCAGTTAAatgacattaaattaaaaatagactttagaaaaaaaataacattagtTGAAACAATATTAGGcacaaaactaaaataaaaatatagtttTACGGTTTTAGATTTTGTTAATTCAGTCACATTTGTCAACATGACCAGTGCAAGAAGGGAGTATTTGCTGAGACTGGGATGTCTACATGTCTTGGTGCTCATTCTGAACCTCTAATTTTGCCtgtctctttctccctgtcAGGCATTCAAAGCCATAAAGAGTTTCCTTTCCAAACTAGAGACTGTGTCAGAAGATCCCAGCAAGCTAGCTGAGATCGGTATGTAACTGTAAACCGCACTGAAAATCTTCCTTCAAACTAGAAACTCCATGCTGTGTATTTGTTTCTTTACCATGAATAGAGTTTgagaaaaggaaacaaataATCCCGTAACTATCTCAGATGTTTGTAATGGAATTGATAGACACATTTTATATGAAAACCTAAATGTAACAATACTCTGTTCTGTGTGTCCTGCAGAAAAGGACGTAGCATCGTGCGCTCAGCCTGCAGGTGCCTCGTCCAGTTGGGCTGGCTGGGCTGTGACAGGCATGAGCTCACTCACTTCTAAGCTGATCCGCAATGCTCCAGGGACGGAGGGGGTTACAGGCACTGAGGGAGGCGGACCTGCTGCTAACGCCACCAGCCCCACTACTCCCCCTAGTGCCAGTGATGGAGCACCTGCAACAGGTGAGATGGAACCACAGCACcccgccttttttttttcttcttcttcttctttcttttttttaaataaagatttaCGTACACTAACATGTATATTTAATCTAAACAGAATCATCTGAAGAATCTCAACACTGGAATAAGTGTATGGGTCTATATTAGTGGGACTGCTGGTGCTGGAaggtgtcagcttccttttatAATACAAGGCCTTCATCTGTCAATACAGATCTAAGAATCTGTGTTTTGACCCTTTAATTATCATGTGGGAGAAAGCTAACTCGCACAAATAGCTTTCTgagtttttggtgtttttgtagTAACCACAGGTTTCACAAGTCTCCATTCATGTAGGTGTGGTTCTGGGTTTGATCCCAAGATTATTTCCCAATGCGTCTTTTACTCATTCTCCATATCTGAGAAGAATGACGTCAGGTGATGCTACTTATGAACCTAGTTTACACCAGTTGAACAAAATAGAAATCAAAAACGGCTGGAAATAGGCTGGATGGATGCAAAGCCTCAAATTCCACTCAGAAATTGCTCCTATTaagtttcagggtttttttcccaGGGTCTGAAGTTCTTCCCGCATGTGAGACGTTTTCCAGGTCTCGTGGTTGCAGCATCAGTTGAGGCAACCTATTATCACTTTAGCTAATTAAACTCACTCAGAGAGGTGTGTCCAGAGTGCATATTCTGCCTGTTTTGATAGATCTCAGCTAAAATTTCTGGTACAACTTCACCAGCGTCCGGGATGCGTGGAGAGgatgaaaaaaatcacaatgcAGGGACTCCAGCAACACCTAAAGGAAAGAGGAACAACTTTATTGACTGACCAACGCGTTTTGGCTTGTGACC encodes:
- the scyl1 gene encoding N-terminal kinase-like protein isoform X1 — its product is MWSFFARDPVKDFAYELLPDSQEKSGIWTLHRGKRKTTGEPVSVFVYEVAQGTEQQTQLAKAAFKRMKTLRHPNILAYVDGLETEKSLYLVTEQVTPLAVHLKARAEKGGVGELEISWGLHQIVKALSFLINDCHLLHNNLGIWAVFVDRAGEWKLGALDHVVPEQGDPSGVSLPAPKAVYPDMEKYDPPEMSNSSGEKWAGEVWRLGCLIWEVFNGPLPRTSSLRSLGKIPKVLVPHYCELVGANPRTRPNPARFLQNCRAPGGFLSNSFVESNLFLEEIQIKEPAEKQQFFQDLSDNLDSFPEDFCKHKVLPQLLTAFEFGNAGAVVLTPLFKVGKFLSAEEYQQKIIPVIVKMFSSTDRAMRIRLLQQMEQFIQYLNEAAVNSQIFPHVVHGFTDTNPAIREQTVKSMLLLAPKLNETNLNQELMRHFARLQARDEQGPIRCNTTVCLGKIASYLNAGTRQRVLISAFSRATKDPFPASRSAGVLGFAATHNYYSVTEIAARILPTLCAVTVDPDKSVRDQAFKAIKSFLSKLETVSEDPSKLAEIEKDVASCAQPAGASSSWAGWAVTGMSSLTSKLIRNAPGTEGVTGTEGGGPAANATSPTTPPSASDGAPATGSQDKNQQASLTHHGASSRANQSQTLEVRDNDDEPVGDRWDDEEDWGSLEEPEKAQTEPDDWSTDWSGMSSSKKKASRSSTSMVVKKQSSDWSSGWDADDSWSNEKEGQGQSSAGEEGWGNDWGEEETDTSSATKTLPLPEGVRLASEYNWDSTTKGASQNDLFASVSQRNTASTSVATSGDGWGAEVTGDWGAEESWESVDGSQGLSKAELSKKKREERRKELEAKRAERKAAKGPLKLGARKLD
- the scyl1 gene encoding N-terminal kinase-like protein isoform X2, with the translated sequence MSLVWLLQTEKSLYLVTEQVTPLAVHLKARAEKGGVGELEISWGLHQIVKALSFLINDCHLLHNNLGIWAVFVDRAGEWKLGALDHVVPEQGDPSGVSLPAPKAVYPDMEKYDPPEMSNSSGEKWAGEVWRLGCLIWEVFNGPLPRTSSLRSLGKIPKVLVPHYCELVGANPRTRPNPARFLQNCRAPGGFLSNSFVESNLFLEEIQIKEPAEKQQFFQDLSDNLDSFPEDFCKHKVLPQLLTAFEFGNAGAVVLTPLFKVGKFLSAEEYQQKIIPVIVKMFSSTDRAMRIRLLQQMEQFIQYLNEAAVNSQIFPHVVHGFTDTNPAIREQTVKSMLLLAPKLNETNLNQELMRHFARLQARDEQGPIRCNTTVCLGKIASYLNAGTRQRVLISAFSRATKDPFPASRSAGVLGFAATHNYYSVTEIAARILPTLCAVTVDPDKSVRDQAFKAIKSFLSKLETVSEDPSKLAEIEKDVASCAQPAGASSSWAGWAVTGMSSLTSKLIRNAPGTEGVTGTEGGGPAANATSPTTPPSASDGAPATGSQDKNQQASLTHHGASSRANQSQTLEVRDNDDEPVGDRWDDEEDWGSLEEPEKAQTEPDDWSTDWSGMSSSKKKASRSSTSMVVKKQSSDWSSGWDADDSWSNEKEGQGQSSAGEEGWGNDWGEEETDTSSATKTLPLPEGVRLASEYNWDSTTKGASQNDLFASVSQRNTASTSVATSGDGWGAEVTGDWGAEESWESVDGSQGLSKAELSKKKREERRKELEAKRAERKAAKGPLKLGARKLD